The following proteins are co-located in the Ammospiza caudacuta isolate bAmmCau1 chromosome 20, bAmmCau1.pri, whole genome shotgun sequence genome:
- the SRR gene encoding serine racemase — MAAHGGEPPPLGLGEVRDAERRLRGRIHRTPLLTCAGLDRMAGRKLLFKCELLQKTGSFKIRGALNAVRSLVEERQRTGRELPRAVVTHSSGNHGQALACAAQAEGIPAYIVVPRTAPQCKQDAICAYGATLVPCEPSDKSRAETASTVVQETGGVLVHPNQEPAVIAGQGTIALEVLEQAPQVNAVVVPVGGGGMVAGIAVAIKALRSDVKVFAAEPSNVDDCYQSKLRGELTPNLHPRDTIADAVKTSIGPNTWPIIRDLVDDVLTVSEEEIKQATWLVWERMKLLIEPTAGVGLAAVLSEQFQAVPRDVQNVCIVLCGGNVDLRSLTWLTELSGKAE; from the exons ATGGCCGCGCACGGAGGCGAGCCGCCGCCGCTGGGGCTGGGCGAGGTGCGGGATGCGGAGcggaggctgcggggccgcaTCCACCGCACCCCGCTGCTCACCTGCGCCGGGCTGGACCGCATGGCCGGCAGGAAGCTGCTCTTCAAGTGCGAGCTCCTGCAGAAGACCGGATCCTTCAAG ATCCGCGGAGCGCTGAACGCCGTGAGGAGCCTCGTGGAGGAGCGGCAGCGCACGGGCCGGGAGCTGCCCCGCGCTGTGGTCACACACAGCAGCGGCAACCACGGGCAGGCACTCgcctgtgctgcccaggcagAAG GGATTCCTGCCTACATCGTGGTGCCCCGGACTGCCCCGCAGTGTAAGCAAGATGCCATTTGTGCCTATGGTGCCACACTGGTGCCATGTGAGCCCAGTGACAAG TCCAGAGCAGAGACAGCATCCACTGTAGTCCAGGAGACAGGAGGAGTCCTGGTGCACCCCAACCAGGAGCCAGCAGTCATTGCAGGGCAAGGCACCATCgccctggaggtgctggagcag GCACCTCAGGTAAATGCAGTGGTGGTTCCTGTTGGAGGTGGAGGAATGGTTGCAGGAATAGCAGTTGCCATCAAG gctTTGAGGTCAGATGTGAAGGTGTTTGCTGCTGAGCCAAGCAATGTAGATGACTGTTACCAGTCCAAGCTCCGAGGGGAGCTGACCCCCAACCTCCACCCACGGGACACCATCGCAGACGCGGTAAAAACCAGCATCGGGCCCAACACGTGGCCCATCATCAGGGATTTGGTTGATGATGTCCTGACAGTCTCAGAGGAAGAAATCAAG caagcCACGTGGCTGGTGTGGGAAAGGATGAAGCTGCTGATTGAGCCAACAGCAGGCGTGGGACTGGCGGCCGTGCTCTCGGAGCAGTTCCAGGCAGTCCCCCGGGACGTGCAGAACGTTTGCATCGTGCTGTGTGGGGGAAATGTGGACCTGAGATCCCTGACCtggctcacagagctctctgggAAAGCAGAATGA
- the TSR1 gene encoding pre-rRNA-processing protein TSR1 homolog yields MVMAAGAHRPGPLKQQNKAHKGGKHSGSSQRRAGGRVPVKAQPRRRLRDLNRVDRRHQALQLRRQRKEAVLAEKRSLGSRDGPPHLVVVVLLHSGAAAQDSLRLLQSQDSATVRADEGGAGGFALLCPRLKQRWRFVTAQAGDLHAVLDLAKVADSLLFILDPVDGWDSEGEHCLSCLFAQGLPSYALAVPGGTDLPLKKRIDARKKLSKCIEKRFPEAKLFPLNTEQESSLLLRHLSSQKQRHLAFRARRAHLLARAAEFVPSQDSDLVGTLKVSGFVRGQTLNVNSLVHIVGHGDFQLSQVDAPPDPLSLNPRVVKGQKRSQQDMEVQDDSGNGAVEMEEDVKVLMKADPSKQESLQSEVVPDPMEGEQTWPTEEELQEAEDSLKANRRVVKVPKGTSKYQAAWIVDDGEEGSEKDDDDDDEDDDMDDDLMEEAVSQEGESSEEEEEAGEEESETMTVSECLRDEQYDEKMEEDEQMLERYKQERMDEMFPDEVDTPRDVPARVRFQKYRGLKSFRTSPWDPKENLPRDYARIFQFQDFSRTRKNLFRQIEKEETEGASVGWYVTLHVCNVPVSVMESFKEGKPLVLFSLLPHEQKMSVLNFLVRRHPGNSEPVRAKEELIFHCGFRRFRASPLFSQHTSADKHKLERFLRPDAALVVTVYAPITFPPASVLVFKQRNNGMHDLIATGSLLSVDPDRIVIKRLVLSGHPFKIFTKMAVVRYMFFNREDVMWFKPVELRTKWGRRGHIKEPLGTHGHMKCHFDGQLKSQDTVLLNLYKRVFPKWTYDPHVPEPVPWVRSESALPEQEVEME; encoded by the exons ATGGTGATGGCGGCGGGCGCGCACCGGCCCGGGCCGCTCAAGCAGCAGAACAAGGCGCACAAAGGCGGCAAGCACAGCGGCTCCTCGCAGCGCCGCGCTGGAG GCCGCGTCCCCGTGAAGGCCCAGCCCCGCCGGCGGCTCCGCGACCTGAACAGGGTGGACCGGCGACATCAGGCGCTGCAGCTCCGCCGGCAGCGCAAGGAGGCG GTGCTGGCGGAGAAGCGCAGCCTCGGCAGCAGGGACGGGCCCCCGCACCTCGTGGttgtggtgctgctgcacagcGGGGCTGCGGCCCAGGACTCGCTGcggctgctgcagagccaggactCGGCCACTGTCCGTGCGGATGAGGGCGGAGCTGGCGGctttgccctgctctgcccgcGGCTCAAGCAGCGCTGGCGCTTtgtcacagcccaggcag GGGATCTCCACGCTGTTCTAGACCTTGCCAAGGTTGCTGACTCCCTGCTGTTCATCCTGGACCCTGTGGATGGCTGGGACAGTGAAGGGGAGCACTGCCTCTCCTGCCTCTTCGCACAGGGGCTGCCCAGTTATG CTCTGGCTGTCCCGGGAGGCACTGACCTGCCCCTTAAGAAGAGGATAGATGCCAGGAAGAAACTCTCCAAGTGCATTGAGAAGCGTTTTCCCGAGGCCAAGCTGTTCCCACTGAACACAGAGCAGGAGTCCTCGCTGCTCCTGAGGCACCTGAGCTCCCAGAAGCAGAGGCACCTGGCCTTCCGTGCCCGCCGCGCTCACCTGCTGGCCCGCGCTGCTGAGTTTGTGCCCAGCCAGGACAGTGACCTGGTGGGGACCCTGAAGGTGTCTGGCTTTGTCCGGGGACAGACCCTCAACGTGAACAGCCTGGTGCACATTGTGGGGCACGGGGATTTCCAGCTGAGCCAGGTGGATGCTCCCCCTGACCCGCTGTCTTTGAACCCACGCGTGGTTAAAGGACAGAAGAGGAGTCAGCAGGACATGGAGGTTCAG GATGACTCTGGAAATGGTGCTGTGGAGATGGAGGAAGATGTCAAGGTGCTGATGAAGGCAGATCCAAGCAAGCAGGAGTCTCTGCAGTCAGAAGTGGTTCCTGATCCCATGGAAGGGGAGCAGACGTGGCCCACTGAAGAAgaactgcaggaagcagagg ATTCTCTGAAGGCAAACAGGAGGGTGGTGAAGGTCCCCAAAGGCACATCCAAGTACCAGGCTGCCTGGATTGTGGATGATGGAGAAGAAGGCAGTGAgaaagatgatgatgatgatgatgaagatgacGACATGGATGATGATCTGATGGAAGAGGCAGTTTCTCAG gagggggagagcagtgaggaggaggaggaggctggggaggaggagagcgAGACCATGACTGTGTCCGAGTGCCTGCGGGATGAGCAGTACGACGAGAAGATGGAGGAGGATGAGCAGATGCTGGAGAGATACAAGCAGGAGAGGATGGATGAGATGTTTCCAGATGAGGTGGACACGCCACGGGATGTGCCTGCCAGAGTCAG GTTCCAGAAGTACAGGGGGCTGAAAAGCTTCCGGACTTCTCCTTGGGACCCCAAAGAGAATCTTCCAAGGGATTATGCCAGGATCTTCCAGTTCCAGGACTTCTCCCGAACCAGGAAGAACCTCTTCAGGCAAATAGAGAaggaggagactgagggagCCTCG GTGGGCTGGTACGTTACACTTCATGTTTGCAATGTCCCTGTCTCTGTGATGGAGAGCTTCAAGGAGGGGAAACCCCTGGTGCTGTTCTCACTGCTTCCCCATGAACAAAAG ATGTCCGTGTTGAACTTCCTGGTGCGCCGGCACCCGGGCAACAGCGAGCCAGTGAGGGCCAAGGAGGAGCTGATCTTCCACTGCGGCTTCAGGCGCTTCCGAGCGTCCCCCCTGTTCTCCCAGCACACCTCAG CTGATAAGCACAAGCTGGAACGTTTCCTGCGCCCAGATGCTGCCCTGGTGGTGACTGTCTATGCTCCCATCACTTTCCCTCCTGCCTCAGTGCTGGTTTTTAAACAGAGAAATAATG GAATGCACGACCTCATTGCCACGGGCTCCCTGCTCTCCGTGGACCCCGACAGGATCGTCATCAAGCGCCTGGTGCTCAGTGGCCACCCCTTCAAGATCTTCACCAAGATGGCTGTGGTGCGATACATGTTCTTCAACAGAG AGGATGTGATGTGGTTCAAGCCCGTGGAGCTGAGGACAAAGTGGGGACGCAGAGGGCACATCAAGGAGCCATTAG GGACCCATGGGCACATGAAGTGCCACTTTGATGGGCAGCTCAAGTCCCAGGACACGGTGCTGCTGAACCTCTACAAGCGCGTTTTTCCCAAATGGACTTATGACCCTCACGTCCCAGAGCCTGTGCCGTGGGTGAGGAGTGAGAGtgctctgccagagcaggaggTGGAGATGGAATGA
- the TMEM199 gene encoding transmembrane protein 199: protein MASSVRAGPRLRRAVRDGELAALPAALRDELEAALAEEGALVPFGLLRRLHAALREAGSPLHLHELLEGCEIHLPEVPVPPRNPELVARLERIKAKLAHEEYQRMTRNITGQEMNGPLAEFGRQVRSVKAVVITIFNFIVTVVAAFACTYLGSQYVFAETAARVLSAVIVASVVGLAELYVMVRTLEGDLGKL from the exons ATGGCGTCCTCGgtgcgggccgggccgcggTTGCGGCGGGCGGTGCGGGATGGAGAGCTGGCGGCGCTGCCCGCCGCGCTGAGGGATGAGCTGGAGGCGGCGCTGGCGGAGGAAGGAGCGCTGGTGCCGTTCGGGCTGCTGCGGAGGCTGCACGCCGCGCTGAGGGAGGCAG GGTCTCCGCTGCACCTACACGAGCTGCTGGAGGGATGCGAGATCCACCTGCCCGAGGTGCCGGTGCCGCCGCGG AACCCCGAGCTGGTAGCACGGCTGGAGCGGATCAAGGCCAAGCTGGCGCACGAGGAGTACCAGCGGATGACCCGCAACATCACCGGCCAG GAGATGAATGGGCCATTGGCTGAATTTGGGAGGCAAG ttcGCTCCGTGAAAGCCGTTGTCATCACCATCTTCAACTTCATTGTCACCGTGGTGGCCGCCTTTGCCTGCACCTACCTGGGCAGCCAGTACGTGTTTGCAGAGACAGCAGCG CGTGTCCTGTCAGCTGTCATTGTGGCCTCAGTGGTGGGCCTGGCCGAGCTGTACGTGATGGTGCGGACCCTCGAAGGGGACCTTGGGAAACTGTGA
- the POLDIP2 gene encoding polymerase delta-interacting protein 2, producing the protein MSGGAARRYVAAALGRARARGPPPLWEPPPARHLRALGTGGAVAALPSLLLPPRRHLSSRNRPEGKVLETVGVFEAPKQHGKYETGQLFLHSVFGYRGIVLFPWQARLYDRDVASPVTEKSENVAGHGSKEVKGKTHTYYQVLIDARDCPHISQRSQTEAVTFLANHDDSRALYAIPGLDYVSHEDILPYSSTDQVPIQHELFERFLMYDQTKVPPFVARDTLCAWQEKNHPWLELSDVHRETTENIRVTVIPFYMGMREAQNSHVYWWRYCIRLENLDSEVVQLRERHWRIFSLSGTLETVRGRGVVGREPVLSKEQPAFQYSSHVSLQASSGHMWGTFRFERPDGSHFDVRIPPFSLESNKDEKTPPSGLHW; encoded by the exons ATGTcgggcggcgcggcgcggcggtACGTGGCGGCGGCGctgggccgggcccgggcccgcGGGCCGCCCCCGCTCTGGgagccgccccccgcccgccacCTGCGCGCTCTGGGCACCGGGGGGGCGGTGGCGGCGCTGCCGTCGTTGCTGCTGCCGCCGAGGCGGCACCTCTCGTCGCG GAACCGTCCCGAGGGCAAAGTGCTGGAGACCGTGGGGGTGTTTGAGGCCCCGAAGCAGCACGGGAAATACGAGACAGGCCAG ctcttcctgcacAGTGTGTTTGGCTATCGAGGAATAGTCCTGTTTCCCTGGCAAGCCAGGCTTTATGATCGGGATGTGGCTTCTCCTGTCACAGAAAA GAGCGAGAATGTGGCAGGCCATGGTTCCAAAGAGGTCAAGGGTAAAACACACACTTACTACCAGGTGTTAATAGATGCCCGGGATTGTCCACATATA TCCCAGAGATCACAGACAGAGGCAGTGACATTCCTGGCAAATCATGATGACAGCAGAGCCCTCTATGCCATCCCAG GTTTAGACTACGTAAGCCATGAAGACATCCTTCCCTACAGCTCCACTGATCAAGTGCCCATCCAGCATGAGCTCTTTGAGAGGTTCCTCATGTACGACCAAACTAAAG TCCCACCTTTTGTAGCAAGGGACACTCTGTGTGCGTGGCAGGAGAAGAACCACCCCTGGCTGGAGCTCTCGGATGTGCACCGAGAAACCACGGAGAACATCCGTGTCACTGTCATCCCCTTCTACATGGGCATGAGG GAAGCCCAGAATTCCCATGTCTACTGG TGGCGCTACTGCATCCGCCTGGAGAACCTGGACAGCGAGGTGGTGCAGCTGAGAGAACGGCACTGGAGGATATTCAGCTTGTCTGGCACCTTGGAGACAGTCCGGGGCCGTGGGGTTGTAGGAAGG GAGCCAGTTTTGTCCAAAGAGCAGCCAGCATTTCAGTACAGCAGCCACGTCTCCCTGCAGGCATCCAGTGGTCACATGTG GGGCACTTTTCGGTTTGAGAGGCCTGATGGCTCCCACTTTGATGTGCGAATCCcacccttttccctggaaagcaaCAAAGATGAGAAGACCCCTCCCTCCGGCCTTCACTGGTAG